Proteins from one Drosophila gunungcola strain Sukarami chromosome 2R unlocalized genomic scaffold, Dgunungcola_SK_2 000012F, whole genome shotgun sequence genomic window:
- the LOC128255808 gene encoding midnolin homolog produces MAATDGQIILAASRFGDATPVYLRDFSKQPLPAVAKILKGQHQALGVPTLSAPSLQSTALFLSAGKKYQILAQPIKIKEGRKPTNVGAKVLIPETYGGYFELLSEDGRSTRCIDSVLELSRRRNARVLVRETFRCQQMNRTIHAGELLTTMNDNGKYLQCRNIKDEIINLPLDTKAKFSPIAREDSISGVHTVKNLLLKRMPVIVRLVHGSAPKGLKQPFVPELRLLGCVEIDRIFALPLQKDTDLVPVPLNAKIKLQRAKNMEQLEHFIEYSRFLDKAQRLLADARDRLQIVDLKLSEKEKKDSKFNSRNGGRLPVVMLPSAAGMASGLAESGYVLRKSASCDSWSKQQQLALSSSEIAEEYNEIDHIYDYVRGLTPLSKGLARFEPICESPTLRSHHTDSGSGNYCSLIRAPAHQQASTSGNNNYSSLESNKHSSSGGGGGGGGGHHPSHHHHHQHHLVNHYHHGHIQEDIKPVPPPIETIPGKKPAEKRQRPTLPKLYIKNAHSAGSSSNGNSTGTTHSTSHSHSHSHSHSHSHAHSNSHGHAQAQQQPPTPNGNTANAVANAAAAAVAAAHHGSHGSHGSHPHPHTHPHPHPHPHASVHAHPHPHHGKVLTPNNHLPSKEALEPQSPLFHIRYKSLSSLQLTPDNNNCSSVTPPTISAHGKSSVAGGGPGPGATASGAPATPGTPPDVVLKCGSILNVHGYLSSPHPLPLPLPHSRSSSSNNHHNPREGTLDSSRSGGRTSGDSNKLPEKKTRRLSRPRSLSNLVWDLRPSKEKSKKKLYIHHFDQRQQATLYL; encoded by the exons ATGGCCGCCACCGACGGCCAGATCATATTGGCCGCCTCCCGCTTCGGCGATGCCACGCCCGTCTACCTGCGCGACTTCTCCAAGCAGCCGCTGCCGGCGGTGGCCAAGATCCTCAAGGGCCAGCACCAGGCCCTGGGGGTGCCCACCCTGTCGGCCCCCTCGCTGCAGAGCACCGCCCTCTTCCTGAGCGCCGGCAAGAAGTACCAGATCCTGGCCCAGCCCATCAAGATCAAGGAGGGCCGCAAGCCCACCAACGTGGGCGCCAAGGTGCTCATCCCGGAGACCTACGGCGGCTACTTCGAGCTCCTCAGCGAGGACGGCCGCTCCACTCGCTGCATCGACTCCGTGCTGGAGCTCTCGCGGCGCCGCAATGCCCGGGTCCTGGTGCGCGAAACCTTCCGCTGCCAGCAGATGAACCGCACCATCCACGCCGGCGAGCTGCTGACCACCATGAACGACAACGGGAAGTACCTGCAGTGCCGCAACATCAAGGACGAGATCATCAATCTGCCACTCGATACCAAAGCCAAGTTCTCGCCGATCGCCAGGGAGGACAGCATCAGCGGTGTGCACACCGTCAAGAATCTGCTGCTCAAGCGGATGCCAGTCATCGTGAG ACTCGTCCACGGCAGTGCGCCCAAGGGCCTGAAGCAGCCCTTTGTGCCCGAGCTGCGACTTCTCGGCTGCGTGGAGATCGACAGGATCTTCGCCCTGCCGCTGCAGAAGGACACGGACCTGGTGCCGGTGCCGCTGAACGCCAAGATCAAGCTGCAGCGGGCCAAGAACATGGAGCAGCTGGAGCACTTCATCGAGTACTCGCGATTCCTGGACAAGGCGCAGCGGCTGCTGGCCGATGCACGCGATCGCCTGCAGATCGTCGATCTCAAGCTGAGCGAGAAGGAGAAGAAGGACTCCAAGTTCAACAGCCGCAACGGGGGCAGGCTGCCGGTGGTGATGCTGCCGTCGGCGGCCGGGATGGCCAGTGGACTGGCGGAAAGCGGGTATGTGCTGCGCAAGAGTGCCAGCTGCGACTCGTGGtccaagcagcagcagctggcccTGAGCAGCAGCGAGATCGCCGAGGAGTACAACGAGATCGATCATATATACGACTATGTGAGGGGCCTGACGCCGCTGTCGAAGGGCTTGGCCCGCTTTGAGCCCATCTGCGAGTCCCCCACGCTGCGGTCGCACCACACggacagcggcagcggcaactACTGCAGTCTCATCCGGGCTCCCGCTCACCAACAGGCCTCCACCTccggcaacaacaactacagcaGCCTGGAGTCCAACAAGCACAGCAGTAGCggcgggggcgggggcgggggcggTGGCCACCATCCCAgtcaccaccatcaccatcaacACCACCTGGTGAACCATTATCACCACGGCCATATTCAGGAGGACATCAAGCCGGTGCCGCCGCCCATCGAAACGATTCCGGGCAAGAAGCCGGCGGAGAAGCGCCAGCGTCCCACTCTACCAAAGCTTTACATCAAGAACGCCCACAGTGCtgggagcagcagcaacggcaactCCACGGGCACCACCCACAGCACcagtcacagtcacagtcacagccacagccatagtcacagccacgcccacagTAACAGTCACGGTCATGCgcaggcgcagcagcagccgccgacTCCCAATGGGAACACGGCCAATGCGGTGGCCAAtgcggcggctgctgcggTGGCCGCTGCCCATCACGGTTCCCACGGTTCGCACGGCtcacatccgcatccgcacacgcatccgcatccgcatccccATCCGCACGCCAGTGTGCACGCACATCCGCATCCCCATCACGGCAAGGTGCTGACGCCCAACAACCATCTGCCGAGCAAGGAGGCCCTGGAGCCACAGTCGCCGCTATTTCACATCAG GTACAAGAGTCTCAGCAGCCTGCAGCTAACGCCGGACAATAACAACTGCTCCTCCGTGACGCCGCCGACGATCTCAGCCCACGGCAAGTCATCAGTAGCCGGCGGTGGACCGGGACCAGGAGCAACTGCGTCGGGAGCACCGGCCACGCCGGGCACTCCGCCGGATGTGGTGCTCAAGTGCGGCAGCATCCTCAACGTGCACGGCTACCTGTCCAGCCCGCATCCCCTGCCATTGCCACTGCCCCACAGCCGGAgctccagcagcaacaaccaccACAATCCGCGGGAGGGCACACTGGACTCGTCCCGCAGCGGAGGCCGGACTTCGGGCGACTCGAACAAGCTGCCCGAGAAGAAGACGCGCCGCCTGTCCCGGCCCAGAAGTCTGTCCAACCTGGTCTGGGATCTGCGTCCGTCCAAGGAGAAGTCGAAGAAGAAGCTCTACATCCATCACTTCGATCAGCGGCAGCAGGCGACGCTGTATCTGTAG
- the LOC128255810 gene encoding uncharacterized protein LOC128255810, whose amino-acid sequence MTGKMDRRKKRTSSEQYQMYIDMMESDPIFATGRVPRDYDLNYLTKKWKELSDRLNKCSSGPTLTPEEWRKRLNDWKNTTRCKYRRSLLSTEKDISMTSVETRALDLFGKVPSTTGETLLNMKSEKDEHDDDMEELGQRTSAAFQKELQAAVEEAINEEVDEEEMVEEHVDHEDMMEENLAEAGITASTTAVNTGGGTYRTIVVDNTSFEQVEDDHHTVQPHAVEFVTSRRPAAAVINPGTASSGNKLINGELPVKRMRTQPREQIIYEVKNAPRCISNMQAVPPLHSTKLDREPSSLGAALSSSDALQIANQLKRLADIQYESLQFEIARFKFNNPGFQYDPPSL is encoded by the exons ATGACCGGCAAGATGGATCGCCGTAAGAAGCGCACCTCCTCGGAGCAATACCAGATGTACATCGACATGATGGAGAGCGACCCCATTTTCGCGACCGGACGAGTGCCGCGCGATTACGACCTGAACTATCTGACCAAAAAGTGGAAGGAGCTCTCCGACCGGCTAAACAAGTGCAGTTCCGGACCTACGCTCACGCCGGAGGAGTGGCGCAAG CGCCTAAACGACTGGAAGAACACCACGCGCTGCAAGTACAGACGCAGCCTGCTGTCCACGGAGAAGGACATCTCGATGACCTCCGTGGAGACCCGAGCGCTGGATCTCTTCGGCAAAGTGCCCAGCACCACCGGCGAAACACTGCTGAACATGAAGTCCGAAAAGGACGAGCACGACGACGACATGGAGGAACTGGGCCAGCGCACTTCGGCGGCATTTCAAAAGGAACTGCAGGCCGCCGTGGAGGAGGCCATCAACGAGGAGGTGGACGAGGAGGAGATGGTGGAGGAGCATGTCGACCACGAGGACATGATGGAGGAGAATCTGGCCGAGGCCGGCATCACGGCGTCCACCACGGCGGTCAACACAGGCGGCGGGACCTACCGCACCATCGTCGTGGACAACACATCCTTCGAGCAAGTGGAGGACGACCACCATACGGTGCAGCCTCACGCCGTGGAGTTCGTCACATCCCGTAGGCCGGCTGCCGCAGTCATCAATCCGGGTACGGCCTCATCCGGCAACAAGCTGATCAATGGCGAGCTGCCCGTTAAGCGGATGCGGACACAGCCCAGGGAGCAAATCATCTACGAAG TTAAAAATGCGCCGCGATGCATTTCCAACATGCAGGCAGTGCCGCCGCTGCACAGTACAAAACTAGACCGGGAGCCCAGTTCGCTTGGCGCCGCATTGAGCAGCAGCGATGCCCTACAGATTGCGAACCAGCTAAAGCGGCTGGCCGACATCCAGTACGAGTCACTGCAGTTCGAGATTGCGCGCTTTAAGTTCAACAACCCAGGCTTTCAGTACGACCCGCCGTCCTTATAG
- the LOC128255812 gene encoding uncharacterized protein LOC128255812, with protein sequence MNRRNKRTSYYQYEIYLDFMEENPLMSANKLSRTLDGKKWKELSDQLNKCTNGPKLSPEEWRKRLNDWKNSTRSKYRRSISSDDKNITPLENRALQIFSLEPTYRELPASAGFQEVEEEENVEDEEQVLEEHEEDYEQYHELVTPEEIHPTIINGHNTGKRIRLEGPGEIFYQVTNIATPVQSAISDPVASFGKQIEKQLKRISDIHEASLHFKIARFKYNNPGFEYVPEL encoded by the exons ATGAACCGCCGCAACAAGCGCACATCTTATTACCAGTACGAGATCTATCTGGACTTCATGGAGGAGAATCCGCTGATGTCGGCCAACAAATTGAGTCGCACTCTGGACGGAAAAAAATGGAAGGAGCTGAGCGATCAGCTAAACAAATGCACAAATGGTCCCAAATTGTCGCCCGAAGAATGGCGAAAG CGCCTAAATGACTGGAAGAACAGTACGCGCTCCAAATATCGTCGCAGCATTAGCTCGGATGACAAGAATATAACTCCGCTGGAAAACCGAGCTCTGCAAATTTTCTCCCTTGAACCGACATATCGAGAGCTCCCTGCTTCAGCGGGTTTTCAGGaagtggaggaggaggagaatgTGGAGGACGAGGAGCAGGTTTTAGAGGAGCACGAAGAGGATTACGAGCAGTACCACGAGCTTGTAACACCGGAGGAAATTCACCCCACGATTATTAATGGACACAATACCGGTAAAAGGATAAGGCTGGAAGGTCCCGGGGAGATCTTTTATCAAG taacGAATATAGCAACACCCGTACAGTCCGCCATAAGTGACCCCGTCGCCTCCTTTGGCAAACAAATCGAGAAGCAGTTGAAGCGCATTTCGGACATTCACGAGGCCTCTTTGCATTTCAAGATAGCCCGCTTCAAGTACAATAACCCCGGATTTGAGTATGTCCCGGAATTATAG